The Prochlorococcus marinus str. MIT 1214 sequence CCTTGGGCATTATGAGCGCTTTACAGATACTGCAATGTCACGACTTAACAGTGTCACGACAGGTTCCATTTATCAAGCTGTTATTAATAAAGAAAGAAGAGGTGACTATGACGGAAGAACAGTTCAAGTTATCCCCCACATCACCCGTGAAATTCGCGAAAGAATTAAACGTGTTGCAGACAATAGTGGTGCAGATGTAGTGATATCAGAAATTGGAGGGACAGTTGGAGATATTGAATCTCTACCTTTTCTTGAAGCAATAAGAGAATTTAAAGGTGATGTAAAGAGAAACGATGTTGTTTATGTTCACGTCACATTATTGCCTTACATCGGTACATCTGGTGAAATTAAAACCAAGCCAACACAGCACTCAGTAAAAGAATTACGTTCTATCGGGATTCAGCCAGATATTTTAGTTTGTCGCAGTGATAGGCCAATTAATGATGATTTAAAAAATAAAATAGGGGGTTTTTGTGGAGTTAACTCTGATGCGGTCATAGCATCCCTTGATGCTGACAGTATTTACTCAGTACCTTTAGCACTCAAAGATGAAGGACTTTGCAAGGAGGTATTAGATTGCTTGGATCTAAATGATCATGAAAGTGATTTAAAAGATTGGGAAAGATTAGTCCATAAATTGCGCAATCCAGGCCCTTCTGTAAAAGTTGCATTAGTTGGCAAATATGTACAATTAAATGATGCCTACTTATCAGTAGTCGAAGCATTACGTCATGCGTGCATTTCCCAAGATGCATCGTTAGATCTTCATTGGATAAATGCGGAGAACATAGAATCAGAGGGAGCAGAAAAACTACTTCAAGGAATGGATGCAATTGTCGTTCCAGGAGGTTTTGGTAATCGTGGCGTAAATGGGAAAATAGCAGCTATCAGATGGGCAAGGGAGCAAAGGGTTCCTTTCCTTGGACTTTGCTTAGGTATGCAATGTGCTGTCATTGAATGGGCTCGCAATTTAGCTGGTTTAGTAGATGCATCTAGTGCCGAACTAGATCCAAATTCAAAACACCCTGTAATTCACTTGCTGCCAGAACAACAAGACGTAGTTGATCTAGGAGGAACCATGAGATTAGGAGTATATCCTTGTAGACTTCAAACCAACACAACCGGGCAAAGTTTATACAACGAAGAAGTTGTTTACGAAAGGCATAGACATCGTTATGAGTTCAATAATTCATATAGGACTCTCCTAATGGAATCTGGTTATGTAATTAGTGGTACTTCACCTGATGGTCGATTGGTAGAGCTAATAGAATTAAAAAATCATCCATTTTTTATTGCATGTCAATATCATCCAGAATTTCTCTCTAGGCCAGGGAAACCACACCCTTTATTTAGTGGCTTGATTCAAGCTGCACAATCACGCGTCCCATCCTCACCAAGTGAAGCATTGAATCCACAATCAAACATTATAGAAAAAAAATCTCTAGAACAGCAATAAATGGAAGCATCTCTACCAGTAGTGGAATGTTTTCATTCTCTACAAGGAGAAGGAGAACATGCTGGCAGAAGCGCTTACTTCATCAGATTAGCTAGTTGTAAAGTTGGATGTCCTTGGTGTGATACGAAAAAATCATGGAATTCCGAACTTCATCCACAACAAACTTTGATAGATTTATCAATTAGCACAGCCAAAGCGCAAAAAGAAGGTGCAGCTTTTGTTGTAATCACTGGAGGTGAGCCATTGCATCATAATTTAAATCATCTATGCAGAGAAATTAGAAAATCTACACTCAATCTAGAGAAAAAATCTATTCCAATTCATCTCGAAACGAGTGGCGTAGATGCACTAAGTGGCAACCCAGATTGGATAACATTATCTCCTAAACGGCATTCTCCTCCACGCCTTGATAATCTGTTATCTTGCCAAGAATTAAAAGTTGTCATACAGAACGCTGAAGATTTACTTTTTGCTAAAAAAATGGCTGATTTAATAAAAAACAATGGAAAGATTAAACCTCAATTATTTTTGCAAGCAGGATGGGAAAATGAAGAAGGGCAAACACTCGCAATCAAGTATGTAAAAAACAATCCTGAGTGGAGATTAAGTATGCAAACTCACAAATGGCTAGGTGTACTCTAACCATCTAGATAAATGAGATTTTGCTTCATTAGATTTAAAAAAAATAATGATTGAACAGACAACAATTGCATTACTTTCCGGAGGAATTGATTCGGCTACAGCTGCTTGTATAGCTATGGAAGCTGGGCAAAAAGTGATTGGATTATCCTTTGATTATGGCCAACGACATCTCAAGGAGTTACAAGCAGCCGCAGATTTAGCAAAAGATTTAAATCTTGATGATCACATAACAATCAAGATTGATTTATCTTCTTGGGGTGGGTCCTCCTTGACCGACACGTCACAAATAATTCCCACTAAAGGTATACAAAAAAATACTATTCCTAACACTTACGTTCCAGGTAGAAATACTATCTTTGTTGCTATTGGGTTAAGTCTTGCAGAAGCTCGTGGAGCCAATCGAATAGCATTAGGCATCAATGCAATGGATTATTCTGGATATCCAGACTGTAGACCGGATTATTTAGAGGCATATCAAGAATTAGCCAACTTATCCAGCAGAGTAGGACGCGAGGGGAAAGGTATAAAACTCTGGGCTCCACTACTAGATTGGGAAAAAACAAAAATCTTTAAAGAGGCATTACGCTTAAAAATTCCTATAGAAAAAACATGGAGTTGCTAT is a genomic window containing:
- a CDS encoding CTP synthase — encoded protein: MAKFVFVTGGVVSSIGKGIVAASLGRLLKSKGYSVSILKLDPYLNVDPGTMSPFQHGEVFVTEDGAETDLDLGHYERFTDTAMSRLNSVTTGSIYQAVINKERRGDYDGRTVQVIPHITREIRERIKRVADNSGADVVISEIGGTVGDIESLPFLEAIREFKGDVKRNDVVYVHVTLLPYIGTSGEIKTKPTQHSVKELRSIGIQPDILVCRSDRPINDDLKNKIGGFCGVNSDAVIASLDADSIYSVPLALKDEGLCKEVLDCLDLNDHESDLKDWERLVHKLRNPGPSVKVALVGKYVQLNDAYLSVVEALRHACISQDASLDLHWINAENIESEGAEKLLQGMDAIVVPGGFGNRGVNGKIAAIRWAREQRVPFLGLCLGMQCAVIEWARNLAGLVDASSAELDPNSKHPVIHLLPEQQDVVDLGGTMRLGVYPCRLQTNTTGQSLYNEEVVYERHRHRYEFNNSYRTLLMESGYVISGTSPDGRLVELIELKNHPFFIACQYHPEFLSRPGKPHPLFSGLIQAAQSRVPSSPSEALNPQSNIIEKKSLEQQ
- a CDS encoding 7-carboxy-7-deazaguanine synthase QueE; this translates as MEASLPVVECFHSLQGEGEHAGRSAYFIRLASCKVGCPWCDTKKSWNSELHPQQTLIDLSISTAKAQKEGAAFVVITGGEPLHHNLNHLCREIRKSTLNLEKKSIPIHLETSGVDALSGNPDWITLSPKRHSPPRLDNLLSCQELKVVIQNAEDLLFAKKMADLIKNNGKIKPQLFLQAGWENEEGQTLAIKYVKNNPEWRLSMQTHKWLGVL
- the queC gene encoding 7-cyano-7-deazaguanine synthase QueC, producing the protein MIEQTTIALLSGGIDSATAACIAMEAGQKVIGLSFDYGQRHLKELQAAADLAKDLNLDDHITIKIDLSSWGGSSLTDTSQIIPTKGIQKNTIPNTYVPGRNTIFVAIGLSLAEARGANRIALGINAMDYSGYPDCRPDYLEAYQELANLSSRVGREGKGIKLWAPLLDWEKTKIFKEALRLKIPIEKTWSCYQGESKPCGRCDSCRIRDKALKEIGREDLCSQNI